From the Burkholderia ubonensis genome, one window contains:
- the cyoC gene encoding cytochrome o ubiquinol oxidase subunit III yields MSYQSLTGGARHPAAHHHPPSHSVFGFWLYLMTDCVIFASLFATFAVLGNQFAGGPTAKDLFDIPGVALETAALLLSSITYGFAMLGAQRRRRGAVFVWLAVTFVLGVAFLAMELREFSHLIAEGAGPGRSAFLSAFFALVGTHGLHVAVGLLWMVVLVVQIARGPGMTERDFRRLTCLSLFWHFLDIVWICVFSFVYLASVI; encoded by the coding sequence ATGTCGTATCAATCTCTCACGGGCGGCGCCCGCCATCCGGCGGCGCACCATCATCCGCCGTCGCATTCGGTGTTCGGCTTCTGGCTGTACCTGATGACCGACTGCGTGATCTTCGCATCGCTGTTCGCGACCTTCGCGGTGCTCGGCAACCAGTTTGCGGGCGGCCCGACCGCGAAGGACCTGTTCGACATCCCGGGCGTCGCGCTCGAGACCGCCGCGCTGCTGCTCTCGAGCATCACGTACGGCTTCGCGATGCTCGGCGCGCAGCGCCGCCGGCGCGGCGCGGTGTTCGTCTGGCTCGCGGTGACGTTCGTGCTGGGCGTCGCGTTCCTCGCGATGGAGCTGCGCGAGTTCTCGCACCTGATCGCGGAGGGCGCGGGGCCCGGGCGCAGCGCGTTCCTGTCGGCGTTCTTCGCGCTGGTCGGCACGCACGGGCTGCACGTGGCCGTCGGCCTGTTGTGGATGGTCGTGCTCGTCGTGCAGATCGCCCGCGGCCCCGGCATGACGGAGCGCGACTTCCGGCGCCTCACCTGCCTGAGCCTCTTCTGGCACTTCCTCGACATCGTCTGGATCTGCGTGTTCTCCTTCGTCTATCTCGCGAGCGTGATCTAA
- the fdhD gene encoding formate dehydrogenase accessory sulfurtransferase FdhD translates to MNPTESAEPRGAIELSVRRTRGGAAETARDHVGQEWPVALVFNGISHAVMMCTPRDLEAFAVGFAISEGIVARGSDIKDIEVILHADAPLPHAEVHLEVVQQAFAALKDKRRALAGRTGCGVCGIESIDLLDLAPERVPDTGFLARLAPDALARAAGELPAHQALTRLTGGLHAAAWCDATGAIRMAFEDVGRHNALDKLIGSLVLARADATDGFVFLSSRASYELVRKAARVGIPMVATISAPSSLAIAIAQQAGLRLVSFCRETGYVDYDTA, encoded by the coding sequence GTGAATCCGACCGAATCCGCCGAACCGCGCGGCGCGATCGAGCTGTCCGTGCGCCGCACGCGCGGCGGCGCCGCCGAAACGGCGCGCGACCACGTCGGCCAGGAATGGCCGGTCGCGCTCGTCTTCAACGGCATTTCGCACGCGGTGATGATGTGCACGCCGCGCGACCTCGAGGCGTTCGCGGTCGGCTTCGCGATTTCGGAAGGGATCGTCGCGCGCGGCAGCGACATCAAGGACATCGAGGTGATCCTGCACGCCGACGCGCCGCTGCCGCACGCCGAAGTCCACCTGGAAGTCGTGCAGCAGGCGTTCGCCGCGCTGAAGGACAAGCGCCGCGCACTTGCCGGGCGCACCGGCTGCGGCGTCTGCGGGATCGAGAGCATCGACCTGCTCGACCTGGCGCCGGAGCGCGTGCCCGATACCGGCTTCCTCGCGCGCCTCGCGCCCGATGCGCTCGCGCGCGCCGCCGGCGAGCTGCCGGCCCATCAGGCGCTGACGCGGCTGACGGGCGGCCTGCACGCGGCCGCGTGGTGCGACGCAACAGGCGCGATCCGGATGGCGTTCGAGGACGTCGGCCGCCACAACGCGCTCGACAAGCTGATCGGCTCGCTGGTGCTCGCCCGCGCCGACGCGACCGACGGCTTCGTGTTCCTGTCGAGCCGCGCGAGCTACGAGCTGGTGCGCAAGGCGGCGCGCGTCGGCATTCCGATGGTCGCGACGATCTCCGCGCCGTCGTCGCTCGCGATCGCGATCGCGCAGCAGGCCGGCCTGCGGCTCGTCAGCTTCTGCCGCGAGACCGGCTACGTGGATTACGACACTGCGTGA
- the cyoB gene encoding cytochrome o ubiquinol oxidase subunit I, whose translation MFGKLTLSAIPFDQPIIMGASAFMGLVVLGIVVALTVTGRWKWLWSEWLTSVDHKKIGVMYLVVAVLMLLRGFADAVMMRLQLALAYNGPGYLPPHHYDQIFTAHGVIMIFFMAMALLVAFFNLIVPLQIGARDVAFPFLNSLSFWMTAVAAILMNISLVIGEFAQVGWLAYPPLSELQFSPGVGVDYYLWALQISGVGTLITSINFFVTIIKMRAPGMTLMKMPVFTWTALCSNVLIMATFPILAVALALLGLDRYLDMHFFTNDAGGNAMLYLNLIWAWGHPEVYILVLPAFGIYSEVIATFAKKPLFGYKTMVYASCAIMVLAFLVWLHHFFTMGSGADVNAFFGIMTMIIAIPTGVKIFNWLFTMYRGRVEFTVPVLWTIGFMVTFTLGGMTGVMLAIPGADFVLHNSLFLIAHFHNTIIGGVVFGYFAGVHFWFPKVFGFKLDEKQGKRAFWCWLTGFYVAFMPLYVLGFMGMTRRLNHYDNPAWQPWLIAAAFGVALIAIGVLFQVASVWVGWRNRAQAQYRDVTGDPWNGRTLEWATSSPPAVYNFAVIPDVHELDELAYRKAKGLGIGLGKNVTYQDIHMPSNTSAGLFVGVFSLLLGFALVWHIWWLAIASLVGIVATVVLYSAQDNEGYYIPADTVRKIEEQRAGVRMRAPSPEAELEAN comes from the coding sequence ATGTTCGGCAAACTGACACTTTCGGCGATCCCGTTCGACCAGCCCATCATCATGGGGGCGAGCGCCTTCATGGGGCTCGTCGTGCTGGGCATCGTCGTCGCGCTGACGGTCACCGGCCGGTGGAAATGGCTATGGAGCGAATGGCTGACGTCGGTCGATCACAAGAAGATCGGCGTGATGTACCTGGTCGTCGCGGTGCTGATGCTGCTGCGCGGCTTCGCGGACGCGGTCATGATGCGCCTGCAGCTCGCGCTCGCGTACAACGGCCCCGGCTACCTGCCGCCGCATCACTATGACCAGATCTTCACCGCGCACGGCGTGATCATGATCTTCTTCATGGCGATGGCGCTGCTGGTCGCGTTCTTCAACCTGATCGTGCCGCTGCAGATCGGCGCGCGCGACGTCGCGTTCCCGTTCCTGAACTCGCTCTCCTTCTGGATGACGGCGGTCGCCGCGATCCTGATGAACATCTCGCTCGTGATCGGCGAATTCGCGCAGGTGGGCTGGCTCGCGTATCCGCCGCTCTCCGAGCTGCAGTTCAGCCCGGGCGTCGGCGTCGACTACTACCTGTGGGCGCTGCAGATCTCCGGCGTCGGCACGCTGATCACGTCGATCAACTTCTTCGTGACGATCATCAAGATGCGCGCGCCGGGCATGACGCTGATGAAGATGCCGGTGTTCACGTGGACCGCGCTGTGCTCGAACGTGCTGATCATGGCGACGTTCCCGATCCTGGCGGTTGCGCTCGCGCTGCTCGGCCTCGATCGCTACCTCGACATGCACTTCTTCACGAACGATGCCGGCGGCAACGCGATGCTGTACCTGAACCTGATCTGGGCGTGGGGCCATCCGGAGGTGTATATCCTCGTGCTGCCCGCGTTCGGCATCTATTCGGAAGTCATCGCGACGTTCGCGAAGAAGCCGCTGTTCGGCTACAAGACGATGGTATACGCGTCGTGCGCGATCATGGTGCTGGCGTTCCTCGTGTGGCTGCATCACTTCTTCACGATGGGATCGGGCGCCGACGTCAACGCGTTCTTCGGCATCATGACGATGATCATCGCGATCCCGACCGGCGTGAAGATCTTCAACTGGCTGTTCACGATGTACCGCGGCCGCGTCGAGTTCACGGTGCCGGTGCTGTGGACGATCGGCTTCATGGTCACGTTCACGCTCGGCGGGATGACCGGCGTGATGCTGGCGATTCCCGGCGCGGACTTCGTGCTGCACAACAGCCTGTTCCTGATCGCGCACTTCCATAACACGATCATCGGCGGCGTCGTGTTCGGCTATTTCGCGGGCGTCCATTTCTGGTTCCCGAAGGTGTTCGGCTTCAAGCTCGACGAGAAGCAAGGCAAGCGCGCGTTCTGGTGCTGGCTCACCGGCTTCTACGTCGCGTTCATGCCGCTCTACGTGCTCGGCTTCATGGGCATGACGCGCCGCCTGAACCACTACGACAACCCGGCATGGCAGCCGTGGCTGATCGCCGCCGCGTTCGGCGTGGCGCTGATCGCGATCGGCGTGCTGTTCCAGGTCGCATCGGTGTGGGTCGGCTGGCGCAACCGCGCGCAAGCGCAGTATCGCGACGTGACGGGCGACCCGTGGAACGGCCGCACGCTCGAATGGGCGACGTCGTCGCCGCCGGCCGTCTACAACTTCGCGGTGATTCCGGACGTGCATGAGCTCGACGAGCTCGCGTATCGCAAGGCGAAGGGCCTCGGCATCGGGCTCGGCAAGAACGTCACGTACCAGGACATCCACATGCCGTCCAACACGAGCGCCGGCCTGTTCGTCGGCGTGTTCAGCCTGCTGCTCGGCTTCGCGCTCGTGTGGCACATCTGGTGGCTCGCGATCGCGTCGCTCGTCGGCATCGTCGCGACGGTGGTGCTGTACAGCGCGCAGGACAACGAAGGCTATTACATTCCGGCGGATACCGTCCGCAAGATCGAGGAACAACGCGCGGGCGTGCGGATGCGCGCGCCGTCGCCGGAAGCCGAACTGGAGGCGAACTGA
- a CDS encoding fatty acid desaturase, with protein sequence MVNNDSQTPVRADAPMPHRKVIRSWLVPFAAREIVRPILLLVLDYLLLFAAFAGALLIPSIGGKVVCGMAAGFITGRLFIIGHDACHQSLTPNRRLNRWLGRIAFLPSLTPYSLWEVGHNVVHHGYTNLKGFDFVWAPHTPAEYAALSPTRRLLDRIYRSGWAPGLYYLVEIWWLRMYFPTKTYIGASRPVFSRDCLLVTGFAAAWIAAVVWVALATQQSVALLLATGVLVPFLFWCSMIGFVVYVHHTDPRIAWHANRAEWSNAAPFVSTTLHLTFPFGIGGLLHHIMEHTAHHVDMSVPLYRLKPAQAKLEDMLPGRIVVQRFSWRWYFDTARRCKLYDTDRKLWTDYLGNLTSEPVSEPASEPLPPAATDAPPAAAAAARPHAVS encoded by the coding sequence ATGGTCAATAACGATTCCCAGACACCCGTTCGCGCCGACGCGCCGATGCCGCATCGCAAGGTCATCCGCTCGTGGCTCGTGCCGTTCGCCGCGCGCGAGATCGTGCGCCCGATCCTCCTGCTCGTGCTCGACTACCTGCTGCTGTTCGCGGCGTTCGCGGGCGCGCTGCTGATCCCGTCGATCGGCGGCAAGGTCGTCTGCGGGATGGCGGCCGGCTTCATCACCGGGCGGCTCTTCATCATCGGGCACGATGCGTGCCACCAGAGCCTGACGCCCAACCGCCGGCTGAACCGCTGGCTCGGCCGCATCGCGTTCCTGCCGTCGCTGACGCCGTACAGCCTGTGGGAAGTCGGGCACAACGTGGTGCACCACGGCTACACGAACCTGAAGGGCTTCGATTTCGTGTGGGCGCCGCATACGCCGGCCGAATACGCGGCGCTGTCGCCGACGCGCCGGCTGCTGGACCGCATCTACCGAAGCGGCTGGGCGCCGGGGCTCTACTATCTCGTCGAGATCTGGTGGCTGCGGATGTATTTCCCGACCAAGACCTATATCGGCGCGTCGCGGCCCGTGTTCAGCCGCGACTGCCTGCTGGTGACCGGCTTCGCGGCCGCGTGGATCGCCGCCGTCGTGTGGGTCGCGCTGGCGACGCAGCAGTCCGTCGCGCTGCTGCTCGCGACCGGCGTGCTCGTGCCGTTCCTGTTCTGGTGCTCGATGATCGGGTTCGTCGTCTACGTCCACCATACCGATCCGCGCATCGCGTGGCATGCGAACCGGGCCGAATGGTCGAACGCCGCGCCGTTCGTGTCGACCACGCTGCACCTGACGTTCCCGTTCGGCATCGGCGGCCTGCTGCATCACATCATGGAGCACACGGCCCACCACGTCGACATGAGCGTGCCGCTGTACCGGCTCAAGCCGGCGCAGGCGAAGCTGGAGGACATGCTGCCCGGGCGCATCGTCGTGCAGCGCTTCAGCTGGCGCTGGTATTTCGACACGGCCCGCCGCTGCAAGCTCTACGACACCGATCGCAAGCTCTGGACCGACTACCTCGGCAACCTGACGAGCGAGCCGGTGAGCGAGCCGGCGAGCGAGCCGTTGCCGCCGGCCGCCACGGACGCACCGCCGGCCGCGGCGGCCGCCGCGCGCCCTCACGCAGTGTCGTAA
- a CDS encoding acetyl-CoA C-acyltransferase → MSKQLQDAYIVAASRTPIGKAPRGVFKNTRPDELLVHAIKTAVAQVPGFDTKLIEDAIIGCAIPEAEQGLNVARMGALLAGLPQTVGGVTVNRFCASGITALAMAADRIRVGESDALLAGGCESMSMVPMMGNKPSMSPHIFDRSEDFGIAYGMGLTAERVAEQWKVSREDQDAFSVESHRKALAAQQAGEFGDEIAPYTITERFPNLATGEIDVKTREIKLDEGPRADTSLEGLAKLRTVFANKGSVTAGNSSQTSDGAGALLVVSEKVLKQFNLTPLARFVSFAVRGVPPEIMGIGPKEAIPAALKAAGLKQDDLDWIELNEAFAAQSLAVIRDLGLDPSKVNPVGGAIALGHPLGATGAIRAATVVHGLRRRNLKYGMVTMCVGTGMGAAGIIERL, encoded by the coding sequence ATGAGCAAACAACTGCAAGATGCATACATCGTCGCCGCGAGCCGCACCCCGATCGGCAAGGCCCCGCGCGGTGTCTTCAAGAACACGCGCCCCGACGAGCTGCTGGTTCATGCGATCAAGACGGCGGTTGCGCAGGTGCCCGGCTTCGACACGAAGCTGATCGAGGACGCGATCATCGGCTGCGCGATTCCGGAAGCCGAGCAGGGCCTGAACGTCGCGCGGATGGGCGCGCTGCTCGCGGGCCTGCCGCAGACGGTCGGCGGCGTGACGGTCAACCGCTTCTGCGCATCGGGCATCACCGCGCTGGCGATGGCGGCGGACCGCATCCGCGTCGGCGAATCGGACGCGCTGCTCGCGGGCGGCTGCGAATCGATGAGCATGGTGCCGATGATGGGCAACAAGCCTTCGATGTCGCCGCACATCTTCGATCGCAGCGAGGACTTCGGCATCGCGTACGGGATGGGCCTGACCGCCGAGCGCGTCGCCGAGCAGTGGAAGGTGAGCCGCGAGGACCAGGACGCGTTCTCGGTCGAATCGCACCGCAAGGCGCTCGCCGCGCAGCAGGCCGGCGAGTTCGGCGACGAGATCGCACCGTACACGATCACCGAACGCTTCCCGAACCTCGCGACCGGCGAAATCGACGTGAAGACGCGCGAGATCAAGCTCGACGAGGGCCCGCGCGCGGACACGTCGCTCGAAGGCCTCGCGAAGCTGCGCACGGTGTTCGCGAACAAAGGGTCGGTCACGGCCGGCAACAGCTCGCAGACGTCGGACGGCGCGGGCGCGCTGCTCGTCGTGTCGGAGAAGGTGCTCAAGCAGTTCAACCTGACGCCGCTCGCGCGCTTCGTGAGCTTCGCGGTGCGCGGCGTGCCGCCGGAAATCATGGGCATCGGCCCGAAGGAAGCGATTCCGGCCGCGCTGAAGGCCGCGGGCCTGAAGCAGGACGATCTCGACTGGATCGAGCTGAACGAAGCGTTCGCCGCGCAATCGCTGGCGGTGATCCGGGACCTCGGCCTCGACCCGTCGAAGGTCAACCCGGTGGGCGGCGCGATCGCGCTCGGCCACCCGCTCGGCGCGACCGGCGCGATCCGCGCCGCGACCGTCGTGCACGGCCTGCGCCGCCGCAACCTGAAGTACGGCATGGTGACGATGTGCGTCGGCACCGGCATGGGCGCCGCGGGCATCATCGAACGCCTGTAA
- the cyoD gene encoding cytochrome o ubiquinol oxidase subunit IV: protein MAHSELIHHDEAHGTAGGYIVGFVLSVLLTAASFGLVMGGVLAPKAAIIALAVLAFAQILVHLVCFLHMNTSSSQRWNVMAFSYTVLTALILIVGTLWVMHNVSMNMMSR from the coding sequence ATGGCCCATTCGGAACTCATTCACCACGATGAAGCGCACGGCACGGCCGGCGGCTACATCGTCGGTTTCGTCCTGTCGGTGCTGCTCACGGCCGCGTCGTTCGGCCTCGTGATGGGCGGCGTGCTGGCGCCGAAAGCGGCGATCATCGCGCTCGCGGTGCTCGCGTTCGCGCAGATCCTCGTGCACCTCGTGTGCTTCCTGCACATGAACACGTCGTCGAGCCAGCGCTGGAACGTGATGGCGTTCAGCTACACGGTGCTCACCGCGCTGATCCTGATCGTCGGGACGCTGTGGGTGATGCACAACGTCAGCATGAACATGATGTCGCGGTAA
- a CDS encoding acyl-CoA thioesterase: MTDSPLALPQNQPALRVVPQPSDANVHGDVFGGWIMSQVDIAGSIPASQRANGRVATVAVNSFVFKQPVFVGDLLSFYATVTRTGNTSVTVDVVVYAQRMRLAGEIVKVTEATLTYVATGPDRKPRPLPPLE, encoded by the coding sequence ATGACCGATTCCCCGCTCGCCCTCCCGCAAAACCAGCCCGCGTTGCGCGTCGTCCCGCAGCCGTCCGACGCCAACGTCCACGGCGACGTGTTCGGCGGCTGGATCATGTCGCAGGTCGACATCGCCGGCTCGATCCCCGCGAGCCAGCGCGCGAACGGCCGGGTCGCGACCGTCGCGGTCAATTCGTTCGTGTTCAAGCAGCCGGTGTTCGTCGGCGACCTGCTGAGCTTCTATGCGACCGTCACGCGCACCGGCAACACGTCGGTCACGGTCGACGTCGTGGTCTATGCGCAGCGCATGCGCCTCGCGGGCGAAATCGTGAAGGTGACCGAAGCGACGCTCACCTACGTCGCGACCGGCCCGGACCGCAAGCCGCGCCCGCTGCCGCCGCTGGAATGA
- a CDS encoding nitrate reductase associated protein, whose product MGLSDVPLLFNFERESSENFTYIPMIVRFNLDRFGLRISLEQWQLLPLEDRKLLARFPADDDTAIEPNFDHALFEMLRTHADLEPSWFQPDEQPAWRGTERVPDALVQQSALAGLPAPDVAQWRRLAPFQRYVLMKLSRKPKLNHDFLPAMREFGLAAR is encoded by the coding sequence ATGGGACTCAGCGACGTACCGTTGCTCTTCAATTTCGAACGCGAATCATCGGAAAATTTCACGTACATCCCGATGATCGTGCGCTTCAATCTCGACCGCTTCGGCTTGCGGATCTCGCTCGAGCAGTGGCAATTGCTGCCGCTCGAGGACCGCAAGCTGCTCGCCCGCTTCCCGGCGGACGACGACACCGCGATCGAGCCCAATTTCGACCACGCGCTGTTCGAGATGCTGCGCACGCACGCCGATCTCGAGCCGAGCTGGTTCCAGCCGGACGAGCAGCCGGCCTGGCGCGGCACCGAGCGGGTGCCGGACGCGCTGGTGCAGCAGAGCGCGCTGGCGGGGCTGCCGGCGCCGGACGTCGCGCAATGGCGGCGGCTCGCGCCGTTCCAGCGCTACGTGCTGATGAAGCTGTCCCGCAAGCCGAAGCTGAACCACGATTTTCTGCCGGCGATGCGGGAGTTCGGGCTGGCCGCGCGCTGA
- a CDS encoding enoyl-CoA hydratase: MTDIQVERADGVMTITIARPAKKNALTAAMYQTMADALGEAQEDKAVRAILLRGSDGIFSAGNDLEDFIKAPPKDDSAPVFQFLARISSASKPIVAAVPGVAVGVGVTMLLHCDLVYAADTASFSLPFVQLGLCPEAASSLLLPRLAGHQVAAEKLLLGEPFDALEAHRIGIVNRVLPAAELDAFAAKQAAKLVALPAASLRVTKALLKDTGGVAVAARMAEEAAHFSAMLRGPEAREAMAAFFEKRKPDFRQFD; encoded by the coding sequence GTGACGGACATCCAGGTGGAACGCGCCGACGGCGTGATGACGATCACCATTGCACGGCCGGCGAAAAAGAACGCGCTGACGGCCGCGATGTACCAGACGATGGCCGACGCGCTCGGCGAAGCGCAGGAGGACAAGGCGGTTCGCGCGATCCTGCTGCGCGGCAGCGACGGCATCTTCAGCGCGGGCAACGATCTCGAGGATTTCATCAAGGCGCCGCCGAAGGACGACAGCGCGCCGGTGTTCCAGTTTCTCGCGCGGATCAGCAGCGCGTCGAAACCGATCGTCGCCGCGGTGCCGGGCGTCGCGGTCGGCGTCGGCGTGACGATGCTGCTGCATTGCGACCTCGTCTACGCAGCCGACACGGCGTCGTTCTCGCTGCCGTTCGTGCAGCTCGGGCTGTGCCCGGAGGCCGCGTCGAGCCTGCTGCTGCCGCGTCTCGCGGGGCATCAGGTCGCGGCCGAGAAACTGCTGCTCGGCGAGCCGTTCGACGCGCTCGAGGCGCACCGGATCGGCATCGTCAACCGCGTGCTGCCGGCGGCCGAGCTCGACGCGTTCGCGGCGAAGCAGGCGGCGAAGCTCGTCGCGCTGCCGGCCGCGTCGCTGCGCGTGACGAAGGCGCTGCTCAAGGATACCGGCGGCGTCGCGGTGGCCGCGCGGATGGCGGAGGAGGCTGCGCATTTCTCGGCGATGCTGCGCGGGCCGGAAGCCCGCGAGGCGATGGCCGCGTTCTTCGAGAAGCGCAAGCCGGATTTTCGGCAATTCGACTGA
- the cyoA gene encoding ubiquinol oxidase subunit II: MIRRITGGARAAPVIAILAGLAGCSDLHVLDPKGAVGVAEKSLIATATWAMLIVVVPVILLTLFFAWRYRASNRSATYAPNWSHSTAIEVVIWTVPTLIILFLGVLTWRTTHELDPYRPLQSSVKPIDVEVVALDWKWLFIYPEFGIASVNQLAIPVGTPVNFRITSDSVMNSFFIPQLGTQVYAMAGMQTRLHLIADEAGDYAGVSANYSGRGFSDMKFRTLAEPRAQFDAWVQKVKASSDRLDMTVYGTVAQPSEKAPVRYFSSVDPKLFHNIIAKYNNGHVLDLKDAACTTKG, translated from the coding sequence ATGATCAGACGAATCACCGGCGGTGCGCGGGCGGCCCCCGTCATCGCGATACTGGCGGGGCTGGCCGGATGCAGCGACCTTCACGTGCTCGACCCCAAGGGCGCGGTGGGCGTCGCGGAGAAATCGCTGATCGCGACGGCCACGTGGGCGATGCTGATCGTCGTCGTGCCGGTGATCCTGCTGACGCTGTTCTTCGCGTGGCGCTACCGCGCGTCGAACCGCAGCGCGACCTATGCGCCGAACTGGTCGCACTCGACCGCGATCGAAGTCGTGATCTGGACGGTCCCGACGCTGATCATCCTGTTCCTCGGCGTGCTCACGTGGCGCACGACGCACGAACTCGACCCGTACCGGCCGCTCCAGTCGTCGGTCAAGCCGATCGACGTCGAAGTCGTCGCGCTCGACTGGAAGTGGCTGTTCATCTATCCGGAGTTCGGCATCGCGTCGGTGAACCAGCTCGCGATTCCGGTCGGCACGCCGGTGAATTTCCGCATCACGTCGGATTCGGTGATGAACTCGTTCTTCATCCCGCAGCTCGGCACCCAGGTCTACGCGATGGCCGGCATGCAGACGCGCCTGCACCTGATCGCCGACGAAGCGGGCGACTACGCGGGCGTGTCCGCCAACTACAGCGGCCGCGGCTTCTCCGACATGAAATTCCGCACGCTCGCTGAGCCGCGCGCGCAGTTCGACGCGTGGGTGCAGAAGGTGAAGGCGTCGTCCGACCGCCTCGACATGACCGTGTACGGCACGGTCGCGCAGCCGAGCGAGAAGGCGCCGGTGCGCTATTTCTCGTCGGTCGATCCGAAGCTGTTTCACAACATCATCGCGAAATACAACAACGGCCACGTCCTCGATCTGAAGGACGCCGCCTGTACGACGAAGGGGTAA